The following nucleotide sequence is from Achromobacter spanius.
CGCTGTTCAACGGGCTGTTCACCTACGTAGTTGAACAGGGCTGGGTGGACAAGCCGTTCATCAAGACGCACACGGCGGGATTTGATGAGGCCGTCAACACGAATCGCATGCCCCTGGAGGAATGCAGCAAGATCACGGGCGTACCGGTCGACGACCTGAAGAAGGCGGCGGAGTGGTCGTACAAGCCGAAGAAGACAGGGCAGCTTCCGCGCACCATGCATGCCTACGAAAAAGGCATCATCTGGGGCAACGACAACTACGTCATTCAGTCGGCGTTGCTGGATCTGGTCATCGCCACGCACAACGTGGGGCGCCGTGGCACCGGATGTGTACGCATGGGTGGGCACCAAGAGGGTTATGCCAGGCCCCCCTACCCTGGCGACAAGAAAATCTACATTGACCAGGAACTCATCAAAGGCAAGGGCAGGATGATGACCTGGTGGGGGTCCAACAACTTCCAGACCAGCAATAACGCGCAAGCGCTCCGAGAGGCGGTGCTCAAGCGATCCGCCATCGTGAAGGAAGCCATGCAGAAAGCGCGCGGCGCTTCAACCGAAGAGATGGTCGACATCATCTATGCGGCCACGCAACGAGGCGGATTGTTTGTTGCAAGCATCAATCTCTATCCAACCAAACTGGCCGAGGCTGCCCATCTGCTGCTTCCAGCGGCGCACCCGGGCGAAACGAACCTGACGTCCATGAATGGCGAGCGGCGCATTCGCCTGTCGCAAAAGTTCACGGACCCGCCCGGGGAAGCGCAAGCGGACTGCCTGATCGCCGCGCGAATCGCCAACACGCTGAAAGCCATGTACGAGAAGGAAGGCAACAGCAAGATGGCGCAACGTTTCGCCGGATTCGACTGGAAGACGGAAGAGGATGCGTTCAATGATGGGTTTCGTCGGGCGGGCCAGAAGGACGCGCCGAAGATTGACAGCCAAGGCGGCGATACCGGTCACCTGGTCACGTACGAACGGTTGCTCGCCGCCGGCAATAACGGCGTTCAGTTACCCGTTCAGGCCTACGCGGATGGGAAGCTCAAAGGCACCGAAATGCTCTACACGGACGGTAAGTTCGACACCGCCGACGGAAAAGCTCACTTCAAGCCGGCGCAGTGGAAAGGCCTGCCCGAGCCCGTGGTCGCCCAAAAGAAGATATACAAGTTCTGGTTGAACAACGGCCGCAATAACGAGATCTGGCAAACGGCCTATCACGATCAGTACAACAGCTTTGCGCAAGACCGTTATCCGATGGCGTACATCGAGATCAACCCTGCCGATTGCCAGGACCTAGGCGTGGAGGCTTCAGACGTGGTCGAGGTCTACAACGACTACGGCTCCACCTA
It contains:
- a CDS encoding arsenate reductase (azurin) large subunit, with product MSAPKDRITLPPKDAARTNMTCHFCIVGCGYHVYKWPEQSEGGRAPEENALGQDFRQQLPPFALTLTPAMTNVITQRDGSRHNIMIVPDKECVVNSGLSSTRGGRMASYMYTPDGDGKARLKQPRMYAADQWVDVPWDNALALYAGLLKKVLDTDGPEGIVFSCFDHGGAGGGFENTWGTGKLMFTALQTPMVRIHNRPAYNSECHATREMGIGELNNAYEDAELADVLWSIGNNPYESQTNYFLNHWIPNLYGQTVEKKKARFAGEELPDTRIVFVDPRDTPSIAIARQIAGKDRVLHLAIEPGTDIALFNGLFTYVVEQGWVDKPFIKTHTAGFDEAVNTNRMPLEECSKITGVPVDDLKKAAEWSYKPKKTGQLPRTMHAYEKGIIWGNDNYVIQSALLDLVIATHNVGRRGTGCVRMGGHQEGYARPPYPGDKKIYIDQELIKGKGRMMTWWGSNNFQTSNNAQALREAVLKRSAIVKEAMQKARGASTEEMVDIIYAATQRGGLFVASINLYPTKLAEAAHLLLPAAHPGETNLTSMNGERRIRLSQKFTDPPGEAQADCLIAARIANTLKAMYEKEGNSKMAQRFAGFDWKTEEDAFNDGFRRAGQKDAPKIDSQGGDTGHLVTYERLLAAGNNGVQLPVQAYADGKLKGTEMLYTDGKFDTADGKAHFKPAQWKGLPEPVVAQKKIYKFWLNNGRNNEIWQTAYHDQYNSFAQDRYPMAYIEINPADCQDLGVEASDVVEVYNDYGSTYAMVYPVPEIKRGQTFMMFGYVNGIQGDVTTEWTDRNIIPYYKGTWGNIRKVGSVEEFRNTISFKSRRFTLG